A stretch of the Massilia varians genome encodes the following:
- the prmC gene encoding peptide chain release factor N(5)-glutamine methyltransferase, which translates to MTQAIQAGATIRQLLAALPLDPLENRILLCHALGISRVALITQSERALDSGEAARMQALVARRLAGEPIAYIVGEREFFGLPFRVGPGVLIPRPDTELIVELSLERLPPRGRLLDMGTGSGAIAVACAHARRDASVTALDLSEDALAIARANAAANGVQVRFLRSDWFAAVGEERFELIASNPPYIAAGDAHLSQGDLRFEPVGALTDHADGLSALRSIVDGAPEHLEAGGWLLLEHGYDQAESVRALLAARGFLDVQSWRDLADIERVSGGRLS; encoded by the coding sequence ATGACGCAAGCGATCCAGGCCGGGGCCACCATCCGGCAACTGCTGGCCGCCCTGCCGCTCGATCCGCTGGAAAACCGCATCCTGCTGTGCCACGCGCTGGGGATCTCGCGCGTGGCCCTGATCACCCAGTCCGAACGCGCGCTCGACAGCGGCGAAGCCGCGCGCATGCAGGCGCTGGTCGCGCGGCGCCTGGCCGGCGAACCGATCGCCTACATCGTCGGCGAGCGCGAATTCTTCGGCCTGCCCTTCCGGGTCGGCCCGGGCGTCCTGATTCCGCGCCCCGACACCGAACTGATCGTCGAACTCAGCCTCGAACGCCTGCCGCCGCGCGGCCGCCTGCTCGACATGGGCACCGGCAGCGGCGCCATCGCCGTGGCCTGCGCCCACGCCCGCCGCGATGCCAGCGTGACCGCGCTCGACCTCAGCGAAGACGCCCTGGCCATCGCGCGCGCCAACGCCGCGGCCAACGGCGTGCAGGTGCGCTTCCTGCGCAGCGACTGGTTCGCCGCCGTTGGCGAAGAACGCTTCGAACTGATCGCGTCCAATCCACCCTATATCGCCGCCGGCGACGCCCATCTGTCGCAGGGCGACCTGCGCTTCGAACCCGTGGGCGCGCTCACCGACCATGCCGACGGCCTGTCGGCCCTGCGCAGCATCGTCGACGGCGCTCCCGAACACCTGGAAGCGGGCGGCTGGCTGCTGCTCGAGCATGGTTACGACCAGGCCGAGTCCGTGCGCGCCCTCTTGGCGGCGCGCGGTTTTCTTGACGTACAAAGCTGGCGCGACCTGGCCGACATCGAGCGTGTCAGCGGCGGGCGCCTATCCTGA
- a CDS encoding disulfide bond formation protein B, translating to MPSNRQILFAISSICFALIGVALYLQHVHDMLPCPLCVIQRYMFLGIGVASLVAAISGKVRAGTVLALLAALGGLVTVGKHLYVIANPGFSCGIDPMETFLNKIPTAEYLPWLFRADGLCEGATDGILGLAIPQWSAVWFVVLTVLLAFVLLRKKRT from the coding sequence CTGCCTTCCAACCGCCAGATCCTGTTCGCCATCTCCTCGATCTGCTTCGCCCTGATCGGCGTGGCCCTGTACCTGCAGCACGTCCACGACATGCTGCCCTGCCCGCTGTGCGTCATCCAGCGCTACATGTTCCTGGGGATCGGCGTGGCCAGCCTGGTCGCGGCCATCAGCGGCAAGGTGCGCGCAGGCACGGTGCTGGCCCTGCTGGCGGCGCTGGGCGGCCTGGTCACGGTCGGCAAGCACCTGTACGTGATTGCCAACCCGGGCTTCAGCTGCGGCATCGACCCGATGGAGACCTTCCTCAACAAGATCCCCACCGCCGAATACCTGCCCTGGCTGTTCCGCGCCGACGGCCTGTGCGAAGGCGCCACCGACGGCATCCTGGGCCTGGCGATCCCGCAATGGTCGGCGGTCTGGTTCGTGGTGCTGACCGTGCTGCTGGCCTTCGTCCTGCTGCGCAAGAAACGCACATGA
- the prfA gene encoding peptide chain release factor 1, which yields MKPSMLAKLDQLANRLVELDELLMSEGATANMDSYRKMTREHAELSPLVALYRQYGKAQEDIDAAQEMAQDPEMKEFAQDEIEAAKARLAELDLELQKMLLPKDENDERNIFLEIRAGTGGDESALFAGDLLRMYTRFAERNRWQVELVSESPSDLGGYREVIVRIIGNGVYSKLKFESGGHRVQRVPATETQGRIHTSACTVAVMPEADEVEDVNINPADLRIDTYRASGAGGQHINKTDSAVRITHLPTGIVVECQDDRSQHKNKAQALKVLAARIKDVQLREQQSKEAATRKSLIGSGDRSERIRTYNFPQGRLTDHRINLTLYKLDFIMDGDLLELTNALSAEHQAELLAALGD from the coding sequence ATGAAACCATCCATGCTGGCCAAGCTGGACCAACTGGCCAACCGACTCGTCGAACTGGACGAACTCCTGATGTCCGAAGGCGCCACCGCCAACATGGACAGCTACCGCAAGATGACCCGCGAGCACGCCGAGCTTTCGCCGCTGGTGGCCCTGTACCGCCAGTACGGCAAGGCGCAGGAAGACATCGATGCCGCCCAGGAGATGGCGCAGGATCCGGAGATGAAGGAGTTCGCCCAGGACGAAATCGAGGCCGCGAAAGCGCGCCTGGCCGAGCTCGACCTCGAGCTCCAGAAAATGCTGCTGCCGAAGGACGAGAACGACGAGCGCAACATCTTCCTCGAGATCCGCGCCGGCACCGGCGGCGATGAATCGGCCCTGTTCGCGGGCGACCTGCTGCGCATGTACACCCGCTTCGCCGAGCGCAACCGCTGGCAGGTCGAACTGGTGTCGGAATCGCCCTCGGACCTGGGCGGCTACCGCGAGGTCATCGTGCGCATCATCGGCAACGGCGTGTACTCGAAACTGAAATTCGAATCGGGCGGCCACCGCGTGCAGCGCGTGCCCGCCACCGAGACGCAAGGCCGCATCCACACCTCGGCCTGCACGGTCGCGGTGATGCCGGAAGCCGACGAGGTCGAGGACGTCAACATCAACCCGGCCGACCTGCGCATCGACACCTACCGCGCCTCGGGCGCCGGCGGCCAGCACATCAACAAGACCGACTCCGCGGTGCGCATCACCCACCTGCCGACCGGTATCGTGGTCGAGTGCCAGGACGACCGCAGCCAGCACAAGAACAAGGCGCAGGCGCTCAAGGTGCTGGCGGCGCGCATCAAGGACGTGCAGCTGCGCGAGCAGCAATCGAAGGAGGCGGCCACCCGCAAGAGCCTGATCGGCTCGGGCGACCGCAGCGAGCGGATCCGCACCTACAACTTCCCGCAGGGCCGCCTGACCGACCACCGCATCAACCTGACCTTGTACAAGCTGGATTTCATCATGGATGGCGACCTGCTTGAACTGACCAATGCGCTGTCGGCCGAGCACCAGGCCGAGCTGCTGGCCGCGCTGGGCGATTGA
- the hemA gene encoding glutamyl-tRNA reductase, with amino-acid sequence MQLLAVGLNHTTAPVSLREQLALAPDQLGRAVQAARGWFARQDAHSASGNEAAILSTCNRTEMYAASDIANPLDASAQFLAHYHALNFAELRPHLYMLPQDSAVRHAFRVASGLDSMVLGEPQILGQMKDAVRTAEQAGGLGTYLHQLFQRSFAVAKEVRSTTEIGAHSVSMAAAAVRLSQRIFDSIADQHVLFIGAGEMIELCAAHFAAHKPKSVTIANRSMERGQALAARYGGEAIRLADLPERLHGFDIVVSCTASTLPLIGLGLVERAIKARRHRPVFMVDLAVPRDIEPEVARLDDVFLYTVDDLSQVVQTGLESRQAAVAQAEAIIETRVQSFMHWIGDRAMVPVIRDLHESSEALRLAELERARKLLARGDDPEAVLEALSKGLAAKFLHGPQQALHHAQGDERARLASLLPQLFRGRR; translated from the coding sequence ATGCAACTGCTTGCCGTTGGCCTGAACCATACGACCGCACCGGTCTCGCTGCGCGAGCAGCTGGCGCTCGCGCCTGACCAGCTCGGCCGGGCGGTGCAGGCGGCGCGCGGCTGGTTCGCGCGCCAGGACGCGCATAGCGCGTCAGGCAACGAGGCAGCCATTCTCTCGACCTGCAACCGCACCGAGATGTATGCGGCCAGCGACATCGCCAATCCGCTCGACGCCTCGGCCCAGTTCCTGGCCCACTACCACGCGCTCAATTTCGCCGAGCTGCGCCCGCACCTCTACATGCTGCCGCAGGACAGCGCGGTGCGCCACGCCTTCCGCGTCGCCTCCGGGCTCGACTCCATGGTGTTGGGCGAGCCGCAGATCCTCGGCCAGATGAAGGACGCGGTGCGCACCGCCGAGCAAGCCGGCGGCCTGGGCACCTACCTGCACCAGCTGTTCCAGCGCAGCTTCGCCGTGGCCAAGGAAGTGCGCAGCACCACCGAGATCGGCGCCCACAGCGTGTCGATGGCGGCGGCCGCGGTGCGCCTGTCGCAGCGCATCTTCGACAGCATCGCCGACCAGCACGTGCTGTTCATCGGCGCCGGCGAAATGATCGAACTGTGCGCCGCCCACTTCGCCGCGCACAAGCCGAAGTCCGTCACCATCGCCAACCGCAGCATGGAGCGCGGCCAGGCCTTGGCCGCCCGCTACGGCGGCGAGGCGATCCGCCTGGCCGACCTGCCCGAGCGCCTGCACGGCTTCGACATCGTGGTCTCCTGCACCGCCTCGACCCTGCCCCTGATCGGCCTGGGGCTGGTCGAGCGCGCGATCAAGGCGCGCCGCCACCGTCCGGTGTTCATGGTCGACCTGGCGGTGCCGCGCGACATCGAACCCGAAGTCGCGCGCCTGGACGACGTGTTCCTGTACACCGTGGACGACCTGTCCCAGGTGGTCCAGACCGGCCTCGAGAGCCGCCAGGCCGCCGTGGCCCAGGCCGAAGCCATCATCGAGACGCGCGTGCAGTCCTTCATGCACTGGATCGGCGACCGCGCCATGGTGCCGGTCATCCGCGACCTGCACGAGTCGAGCGAGGCGCTGCGCCTGGCCGAACTCGAACGCGCACGCAAGCTGCTGGCGCGCGGCGACGACCCCGAAGCGGTGCTGGAAGCGCTGTCGAAAGGCCTGGCCGCCAAGTTCCTGCACGGCCCGCAGCAGGCGCTGCACCATGCCCAGGGCGACGAGCGCGCCCGCCTCGCCAGCCTGCTGCCCCAGCTGTTCCGCGGCCGCCGTTAG
- a CDS encoding response regulator transcription factor — protein MKIAVLEQDRSQAELICQVLTAAGHSCQPYDSAKECIAQLRKENADLLVMDWNVPDMEGTEVLRRAKEKMAANAPVIFLVGNNAEDDIIAGVTAGADDYLVKPLRRGELVARVSALLRRAYPSQNSAEQLQFGPFTFETRPGRLLKDGSIIDVTQKEFSLALLFFRNIGRPLSRAYIHESVWVRDTDVPSRTMDTHVSRVRNKLSLRPENGFRLVPVYSYGYRLEKLGA, from the coding sequence ATGAAGATCGCCGTTCTTGAACAAGACCGCAGCCAGGCTGAGCTCATTTGCCAGGTGCTGACAGCCGCCGGCCACAGCTGCCAGCCGTATGACAGCGCCAAGGAATGCATTGCGCAATTGCGCAAGGAAAATGCCGACCTGCTGGTCATGGACTGGAACGTCCCCGACATGGAGGGCACCGAGGTGCTGCGCCGCGCCAAGGAAAAAATGGCGGCCAACGCGCCCGTCATTTTCCTGGTCGGCAACAACGCCGAGGACGACATCATTGCCGGCGTGACCGCGGGCGCCGACGACTACCTGGTCAAGCCGCTGCGCCGCGGCGAGCTGGTGGCGCGCGTCTCGGCCCTGCTGCGCCGCGCCTACCCGTCGCAGAACAGCGCCGAGCAGTTGCAGTTCGGTCCGTTCACCTTCGAGACCCGCCCGGGACGCCTGCTCAAGGACGGTTCGATCATCGACGTGACCCAGAAGGAATTCTCGCTGGCGCTGCTGTTCTTCCGTAACATCGGCCGTCCGCTGTCGCGCGCCTATATTCATGAATCGGTATGGGTACGCGATACCGACGTGCCTTCGCGCACCATGGACACCCACGTTTCGCGCGTGCGCAACAAGCTCAGCCTGCGTCCGGAGAACGGATTCCGCCTGGTACCGGTCTACAGCTACGGCTACCGCCTGGAAAAACTGGGCGCCTGA
- the minE gene encoding cell division topological specificity factor MinE — translation MALLNFLFPKKEKSASAAKERLQIIIARERSSVTGPDFLPALHRELIEVISKYTKVSADDIKISLDRQGNLEVLDVNVVLPDA, via the coding sequence ATGGCACTGCTCAATTTCCTCTTTCCGAAAAAAGAGAAGAGCGCTTCAGCCGCCAAGGAACGCCTGCAGATCATCATCGCCCGCGAGCGCAGCAGCGTGACCGGTCCGGACTTCCTGCCGGCCCTGCACCGCGAGCTGATCGAGGTCATCTCGAAATACACCAAGGTCAGCGCGGACGACATCAAGATCTCGCTCGACCGCCAGGGCAACCTGGAAGTGCTCGACGTGAACGTGGTGCTGCCGGACGCCTGA
- the minD gene encoding septum site-determining protein MinD: MARIIVVTSGKGGVGKTTSSASFSSGLALRGHKTAVIDFDVGLRNLDLIMGCERRVVYDLINVINGEATLNQALIKDKHTDNLFILPASQTRDKEALSEDGVERVLNELVKMGFEFIICDSPAGIEHGALMALTFADEAIIVTNPEVSSVRDSDRILGILQAKSRRAQSGSEPVKEHLLITRYSPKRVEADEMLSYQDVQEILRIPLIGIIPESESVLHASNQGNPAIHFKGTDVAEAYEDVIARFLGEERPLRFTNYEKPGLFQRIFGAK; this comes from the coding sequence GTGGCAAGAATTATTGTTGTGACGTCCGGCAAGGGCGGTGTGGGCAAAACCACTTCGAGCGCAAGCTTTTCCAGCGGCCTGGCCCTGCGCGGCCACAAGACCGCGGTCATCGACTTCGACGTCGGCCTGCGCAACCTCGACCTGATCATGGGCTGCGAACGCCGCGTGGTCTATGACCTGATCAATGTGATCAACGGCGAGGCGACCCTGAACCAGGCGCTGATCAAGGACAAGCACACCGACAACCTGTTCATCCTGCCGGCCTCGCAGACGCGCGACAAGGAAGCGCTGAGCGAAGACGGCGTCGAGCGCGTGCTCAACGAGCTGGTCAAGATGGGCTTCGAGTTCATCATCTGCGATTCGCCGGCCGGCATCGAGCACGGCGCGCTGATGGCGCTGACCTTCGCGGACGAGGCGATCATCGTCACCAATCCGGAAGTGTCCTCGGTGCGCGACTCGGACCGCATCCTCGGCATCCTGCAAGCCAAGTCGCGCCGCGCCCAGAGCGGTTCGGAGCCGGTCAAGGAACACCTCCTGATCACCCGCTACTCGCCGAAGCGCGTGGAAGCCGACGAAATGCTGTCCTACCAGGACGTGCAGGAAATCCTGCGCATCCCGCTGATCGGCATCATCCCCGAATCGGAATCGGTGCTGCACGCCTCGAACCAGGGCAACCCGGCGATCCATTTCAAGGGAACCGACGTGGCCGAGGCCTACGAGGACGTGATCGCCCGCTTCCTGGGCGAAGAGCGTCCGCTGCGCTTCACCAACTACGAAAAGCCGGGCTTGTTCCAGCGCATTTTTGGAGCCAAGTGA
- the minC gene encoding septum site-determining protein MinC, whose protein sequence is MLKTPSSLPIEIKISTVVAISTILHSADPATIDAALNQMTGGVSDFFEDEFAVIDIAAIAHESPAIDWPALVALLKKYRLNAVAVRGAGPDMADAIRAHGLSLDDGSSGVRAPEAKEVPAAAAPAPAPTIAPTPAPEPAPAPAPAAAMIIDTPVRAGQRIYARGTDLIITAVVNNGAEIIADGSIHVYAPLNGRALAGASGNPEARIFALSMQPELVSIAGVYRTFDDGFPNDLTRQPAQIKLVGDRLAISSLAPASRA, encoded by the coding sequence ATGCTGAAGACCCCATCCTCACTGCCCATCGAAATCAAGATCTCGACGGTCGTCGCCATTTCGACGATCCTGCATTCGGCCGACCCGGCCACGATCGACGCGGCGCTGAACCAGATGACCGGCGGGGTCTCGGACTTCTTCGAGGACGAATTCGCGGTGATCGACATCGCCGCCATCGCCCATGAAAGCCCGGCCATCGACTGGCCGGCCCTGGTGGCGCTGCTGAAGAAATACCGGCTCAATGCGGTGGCCGTGCGCGGCGCCGGTCCGGACATGGCGGATGCGATCCGCGCCCACGGCCTGTCGCTGGACGACGGTTCGAGCGGCGTGCGCGCTCCCGAAGCGAAGGAAGTGCCAGCCGCGGCCGCGCCGGCCCCGGCACCCACGATCGCGCCCACCCCAGCGCCCGAACCAGCCCCGGCGCCCGCGCCGGCGGCGGCCATGATCATCGACACCCCGGTGCGTGCCGGCCAGCGCATCTATGCGCGCGGCACCGACCTGATCATCACCGCGGTCGTCAACAATGGCGCGGAAATCATCGCCGACGGCAGCATCCACGTGTACGCGCCCCTGAACGGCCGGGCACTGGCGGGCGCTTCCGGCAACCCGGAAGCGCGCATCTTTGCCCTGTCGATGCAGCCGGAACTGGTGTCGATCGCAGGCGTGTACCGCACCTTCGACGACGGCTTCCCGAATGACCTGACGCGCCAGCCGGCGCAGATCAAGCTGGTCGGCGACCGGCTGGCGATTTCGTCGCTGGCGCCGGCATCCCGCGCATAA
- a CDS encoding beta-ketoacyl-ACP reductase — MARVALVTGGMGGLGEAVCIKLAALGYKVVTTYSPGNKKAESWLSQMKEQGYDFRAYPCDVSDYDSAQACVRQVEQEVGPVDVLVNNAGITRDMTFKKMDKPNWDAVMKTNLDSVFNMTKPVCDGMVERGWGRIINISSVNGQKGAFGQTNYSAAKAGMHGFTKALALEVARKGVTVNTISPGYIGTKMVMDIPSEVLESKIIPQIPMGRLGKPEEVAGLVAYLSSEEAAFVTGANIAINGGQHMQ, encoded by the coding sequence ATGGCACGAGTAGCATTGGTGACGGGCGGCATGGGCGGTCTGGGCGAAGCGGTGTGCATCAAGCTGGCCGCGTTGGGTTACAAGGTCGTCACTACATATTCGCCGGGGAACAAGAAGGCAGAGAGCTGGCTGAGCCAGATGAAAGAGCAAGGCTACGACTTCCGGGCCTATCCCTGCGACGTGTCCGATTACGATTCGGCCCAGGCCTGCGTGCGCCAGGTCGAGCAGGAAGTCGGCCCGGTCGACGTGCTGGTGAACAACGCCGGCATCACCCGCGACATGACCTTCAAGAAGATGGACAAGCCAAACTGGGATGCGGTCATGAAGACCAACCTGGATTCCGTGTTCAACATGACCAAGCCGGTCTGCGACGGCATGGTCGAGCGCGGCTGGGGCCGGATCATCAACATTTCGTCGGTGAACGGCCAAAAGGGCGCCTTCGGCCAGACCAACTATTCGGCGGCCAAGGCCGGCATGCACGGCTTCACCAAGGCCCTGGCGCTGGAAGTGGCGCGCAAGGGCGTCACCGTCAACACCATCTCGCCGGGCTACATCGGCACCAAGATGGTGATGGACATCCCGAGCGAAGTGCTGGAATCCAAGATCATCCCGCAGATTCCGATGGGCCGCCTGGGCAAGCCGGAGGAAGTCGCCGGCCTGGTCGCGTACCTGTCGTCGGAAGAGGCGGCGTTCGTGACTGGTGCGAACATCGCGATTAATGGCGGGCAGCATATGCAGTAA
- a CDS encoding ATP-binding cassette domain-containing protein produces MASLIDKLFELRMIRLHGERLADIVLTEAERDDEAAEIDASHIMPSIEIKNLSFRYSDSEPEVIRELNLSIPAGQCVAITGPSGCGKTTLMKLLLGLLTPTSGEIRIGDVPLGSLGMTNYREMLGTVMQDDTLFAGSIADNIAFFDPMIDMQRVHKCAELAAIAPEIAAMPMAFNTLVGDIGTGLSGGQKQRILLARSMYKNPKILVLDEATSHLDVWNEQAVNQAIQRIPLTRIIVAHRPETIQMAERVIVLHNGQVAQDLNPQKVEDKQAA; encoded by the coding sequence ATGGCCAGCCTGATCGACAAGCTGTTCGAACTGCGCATGATTCGCCTGCACGGCGAGCGCCTGGCCGACATCGTGCTGACCGAAGCCGAACGGGATGACGAGGCGGCCGAGATCGACGCAAGCCACATCATGCCCTCGATCGAGATCAAGAACCTGAGCTTCCGCTATTCCGACAGCGAACCTGAAGTCATCCGCGAGCTCAACCTCAGCATTCCGGCCGGCCAATGCGTGGCGATTACCGGGCCCTCCGGATGCGGCAAGACGACCCTGATGAAACTGCTGCTCGGCTTGCTCACCCCCACCAGCGGTGAAATCCGCATCGGCGACGTGCCCCTTGGTTCACTCGGCATGACAAACTACCGCGAGATGCTCGGCACCGTGATGCAGGATGACACCCTGTTTGCCGGATCGATTGCAGACAACATTGCCTTTTTCGACCCGATGATCGACATGCAGCGCGTACACAAATGCGCCGAGCTAGCCGCTATCGCGCCCGAGATCGCCGCCATGCCGATGGCCTTCAATACCTTGGTGGGAGATATTGGCACTGGTCTGTCGGGAGGACAGAAACAGCGCATCCTACTGGCGCGGTCGATGTACAAGAATCCAAAGATTCTGGTGTTGGACGAAGCAACCAGCCACCTGGACGTTTGGAATGAACAGGCTGTCAACCAGGCGATCCAGAGAATTCCATTGACCCGGATTATTGTCGCGCATCGGCCAGAGACGATACAGATGGCAGAGCGCGTTATTGTGCTACATAACGGGCAAGTAGCCCAAGATTTGAACCCGCAGAAAGTAGAGGACAAGCAAGCAGCCTAG
- a CDS encoding HlyD family secretion protein, which produces MYVPSRAVGFIKPGMTALLRYQAFPYQKFGQHAARVREVATTSVRPEELPTSAAAMPGASQSEPVYRVRLELDQQTVRAYGTAMPLRSGMLVDASVMLERRKLYEWVLEPVFSISGRL; this is translated from the coding sequence ATGTATGTGCCATCGCGTGCGGTCGGTTTCATCAAGCCAGGCATGACCGCCTTGCTGCGCTACCAGGCTTTCCCGTACCAGAAGTTCGGCCAGCATGCGGCCCGTGTGCGGGAGGTGGCCACCACGTCGGTACGCCCCGAGGAGCTGCCTACCTCGGCAGCTGCCATGCCGGGCGCGTCCCAGTCGGAACCGGTGTACCGCGTCCGGCTCGAGCTCGATCAGCAGACTGTACGGGCCTATGGCACGGCGATGCCGCTACGCTCGGGCATGCTGGTCGACGCCAGCGTCATGCTCGAGCGCCGCAAGCTCTACGAATGGGTGCTGGAGCCGGTGTTCAGTATTTCGGGCCGCCTGTAA
- a CDS encoding IS5-like element ISEcl7 family transposase, with amino-acid sequence MIAPVKLKYRTTNWKDYNAALKARGSLLIWLDKDMCWHGSASGKRGRSPKYSEAAVQFCLTVKGLFNLPLRQAMGMTQSLLGLAGLDWQVPDFSTVSRRQKRLSVTIGAQPTTTGLHLLVDSTGIKMLGEGEWKTKKHGADYRRQWRKIHLGIDAATLEIRAIEVTDNATGDAPMLPCLLDQIPTEEVVASVSGDGAYDTKGCHEAIAQRGAQALIPTRKNAKPWKDQRPGAKARNAILAATRRLGRKIWKKWSGYHRRSLVETKMRCFKLLGERVMARDFDRQVAELQVRAAILNRFTRLGTPTTVAVTMP; translated from the coding sequence ATGATTGCTCCCGTAAAGCTGAAGTACCGAACGACCAACTGGAAAGACTACAACGCGGCATTGAAAGCCCGCGGCTCGCTGCTGATCTGGCTGGACAAGGACATGTGCTGGCACGGCAGTGCGAGCGGCAAGCGGGGCCGCAGTCCGAAGTACAGCGAGGCGGCGGTCCAGTTCTGCCTGACCGTTAAGGGCCTGTTCAATCTGCCCTTGCGCCAGGCCATGGGTATGACGCAGAGTCTGCTCGGGTTGGCCGGACTGGACTGGCAAGTGCCCGACTTCAGCACGGTCAGCCGGCGCCAGAAGCGTCTTTCGGTGACGATCGGAGCGCAGCCGACGACGACGGGATTGCACCTGCTGGTCGACAGTACAGGCATCAAGATGCTGGGCGAAGGCGAGTGGAAGACGAAGAAGCATGGTGCCGACTACCGTCGCCAATGGCGCAAGATCCACCTTGGCATTGACGCGGCCACGCTGGAAATCCGGGCGATCGAGGTGACCGACAATGCCACCGGCGATGCCCCAATGCTGCCGTGCTTGCTCGACCAGATACCCACCGAGGAGGTTGTCGCGAGCGTCAGTGGCGACGGCGCCTACGACACGAAAGGCTGCCACGAAGCGATTGCACAACGCGGAGCGCAGGCACTCATTCCGACACGCAAGAACGCCAAGCCATGGAAGGACCAGCGTCCCGGTGCCAAAGCGCGCAATGCCATCCTGGCGGCCACCCGCCGGCTTGGCCGGAAGATCTGGAAAAAGTGGAGCGGGTATCACCGGCGCAGCCTTGTCGAGACCAAAATGCGTTGCTTCAAGCTGCTTGGTGAACGCGTCATGGCGCGCGACTTCGACCGTCAGGTCGCCGAGTTGCAGGTCCGTGCCGCCATCCTCAATCGCTTCACGCGCTTGGGCACGCCCACGACCGTAGCGGTGACCATGCCGTAA
- a CDS encoding biotin/lipoyl-binding protein: MRDTVTTSGEQENTPSEHAPAPAATPEPAAAPKTLFRQQAIEHVTVRQYGTVVLTRSVSHVVLTGVFVTLALLLIAFFIFFETPRKSHVQGMLVPTAGVIRVYSTQMGVIKEARIKEGQFVREGDVLFVVSSERSNAEASSTEALVSDLLTRRRDSFHAELQQAKAQFAQRRAALQQRAQDLQSEIKRLDNQALMQKQRIALSEQTVARFAQLKATNYISAAQLQEREAELLDQRQRLLEIERIRSATQRDLAGTQAEERDIAVQALRDENALRRNASML, encoded by the coding sequence TTGCGCGACACCGTTACGACTTCGGGCGAGCAGGAAAATACGCCGTCCGAACATGCTCCAGCTCCCGCAGCGACACCTGAACCCGCCGCTGCGCCCAAGACCTTGTTCCGCCAGCAGGCCATCGAACACGTCACGGTGCGCCAGTACGGCACCGTCGTCCTGACCCGCTCGGTCAGCCATGTGGTGCTAACCGGCGTGTTCGTAACCTTGGCCTTGCTGCTCATCGCCTTTTTCATCTTTTTCGAGACGCCCCGCAAGTCGCACGTCCAGGGCATGCTGGTGCCGACCGCAGGTGTTATCCGGGTGTATTCAACCCAGATGGGCGTGATCAAGGAAGCGCGCATCAAGGAAGGCCAGTTCGTGCGCGAAGGCGATGTCTTGTTCGTCGTGTCCAGCGAGCGCAGCAATGCTGAAGCAAGTTCCACCGAGGCCCTGGTTTCCGACCTGCTGACGCGACGCCGCGACAGCTTCCATGCCGAACTGCAGCAAGCCAAGGCACAGTTCGCCCAGCGCCGCGCAGCCCTGCAGCAGCGCGCGCAAGACTTGCAAAGCGAGATCAAGCGCCTGGACAACCAGGCGCTCATGCAGAAGCAGCGCATCGCCCTGTCCGAGCAGACCGTGGCGCGCTTCGCGCAGTTGAAGGCGACTAACTACATCTCGGCGGCGCAACTGCAGGAGCGCGAAGCCGAGCTGCTCGACCAGCGCCAGCGCCTGCTCGAGATCGAACGCATCCGCTCGGCGACCCAGCGCGACCTGGCCGGCACCCAGGCGGAGGAACGGGACATCGCAGTACAGGCGCTGCGCGACGAAAACGCCTTGCGCCGCAATGCCTCGATGCTCTAG